The Alosa sapidissima isolate fAloSap1 chromosome 6, fAloSap1.pri, whole genome shotgun sequence genome window below encodes:
- the ylpm1 gene encoding YLP motif-containing protein 1 isoform X2, with amino-acid sequence MYPSWGNYGGGHPPPTNVNVNQFDARSAPVRAPPPTGGAPGGYGAPPASNFNSLREQHLQQMQQLQQLHQKQLQSVLHYSNASGYPGGPGAWQEQGAAAGFPPSGSEATTNYQPEPPRGPPGSAPPQPPQPPQPQEEAPPKPPEPTPPTTQQNYTAPGGHTSSNENNAPKDTSAMTFPQEGENPDFTSMTLQDQQQFWYKQHLQNLQKLKNERAKQGQSQGQPADKYQKPGEAPPPPVEPPKNAPPPPPPKEEPPPPPPPEEPKTNIASSGDPFEAARLQQLQAAAAQWQQAQQQRAAHQYQALMHEHAQLQQILQQYQQFIQQPAHLQTMPLDMQLKHYEVQQQQFTPVYQDWDRHFKLWYEQFQSYPHKDQLQDYEAQWKQWQEQMTSTAAHLQERVTTLRAVQQQYGPPPGYGGMMSQYGQSMPPPDSQMHHPPLPPNANMQHSPSVGPPPSGPPPAGPPPTSAPPAGKSTTGPPPIGPTPGAGPPPSTTAGQAGVSTATTTSTPTSESYQTTAAGNMSGPYGNNNAGPPHPGMRPPGPRFDGPRFDQSQHQRFNAPPPRFDPRQRFNAPPQGPPGRFDSPMRHIAPGFERPPGPNSNPSMRFERPPGPSQNPQNRFERPPGPPQNPQNRFERPPGPQQNQQSRFERPPGPGQGPMSRFERPPGQGPMSRFERPPGPGQGPMSRFERPPGPGQGPMSRFERPPGPGQGPMSRFDRPPAPQPQQAGIGSQVKPNSAAQNKEEKRETTGSQLQQAGSKELTSENKSAKEKSTVDDTLAEDIVDSGNGFFVQNDPIPQTSQKDTPQKAEDPVVGAKDKAKDVKETDSSKNAVSAPSSTPLKQTPTPPGQAPGLAKSGVNNGPPPRPMPHEMPRQPPPGPPHGDNQMGHPSMGRGQHPPGPPYGDHPMGPPHMVRGRGRGQMPMPMRGRGRARGRGMPGGPMGPPHGYDPNFQPQEEEEHSGYEYEAPQEHMGHTGEEEVDYGWEDPSAEPSGRIPGRGPPHHEQDMWLPEEHHFGEEYYEEAEGQEEAVEEEAKHWQEAAEPEAEPEYWEQEQDPYWNVRRPPMRGRPPFPRGMRGRPPPPRGFMHQGPRRPPPPHPPHMEGMEHEPYGPPQGYRGPPRGPMGPPMHRGPPPRGHPGIRGMMKPRPPPPREMMERDPHGPPPYHDPMEHDPEWPPPPHGREPRRIPPPPPHSMMERDLRRPPPYGPGHPRRRPPFPHEDPEGLYEEPYEEEYPPPDEGYRRPPPPPLEFITRDYEHGQEDYYPPPPPPKDWEMERGGREYPPYPPHGPPERMREDRWSEGRERPYPYEEEHGRPDYEGSGYPDEPPYGGREPPYRGQPDWEKPLPERVYPPMEPRRPSFEAGSESSMDIPPQPPQAGSDPAHEQSSPKTAKGVLALSQRQHEIILKAAQELKMIRELQECKGPVGETAAPEVKTELLPGLLGLEIPPEVKTALQSTGLLSETGQAGGGKPTSWEYGHPPPESGYHQQPPPSKPIITKTVDYGHGHESGATVERMSYGERIILRPDPLPERTFEKEPLGPRDPYGPRDPYFDRRNDPYMERREWSRERERDPYRERPVLDHERERFERERFTRDDRPPPGPPGRPGYRDREREQREREGRSSRDREPYGRPPYDRPPYERGPERFEHGPPGPPGYGNDRRSYPDERPPGPPPSMAPAPGPPPRAEKKPETKNVDDLLKPPGRSNRPDRIVIIMRGLSGSGKSHVAKLVRDKEVECGGAPPRVLSIDDYFMTEVEKVEKDPESGKNVKNKVLEYEYEPEMEDTYRSSMLKTFKKTLDDGFFPFIIIDAINDKVKYFDQFWSAAKTKGFEVYVAEIAADNQTCAKRNIHGRKMKDISKMASSWEPTPRHMVRLDIRSLLQDAAIEEVEMEDFDPSKEELKTEMKKEEEEETDLGYIPKSKWEIDTSEAKLDKLDGLVGGSKRKRESDVAGIEDFLQLPDDYATRMSEPGKKRVRWADLEEKKDADRKRAIGFVVGQTDWEKITDETGQLAQRALNRTKYF; translated from the exons CGTCTAATTTTAACAGTTTACGGGAGCAACATTTGCAACAAATGCAACAACTGCAACAGCTCCATCAGAAACAACTGCAGTCGGTGCTTCATTACAGTAATGCTAGCGGTTATCCTGGAGGCCCTGGTGCCTGGCAAGAGCAAGGGGCTGCTGCGGGTTTTCCTCCGTCTGGTTCAGAGGCAACCACGAACTATCAACCAGAACCACCGAGAGGTCCACCTGGGTCTGCGCCACCTCAACCTCCGCAGCCTCCACAGCCCCAAGAAGAGGCGCCACCCAAGCCACCTGAGCCTACTCCTCCGACTACTCAACAAAACTATACTGCTCCCGGGGGCCACACGTCCAGTAATGAAAACAACGCTCCTAAAGACACATCAGCGATGACTTTTCCACAGGAGGGAGAGAATCCCGACTTCACATCGATGACATTACAG GATCAGCAACAGTTCTGGTACAAGCAACACCTCCAGAATCTGCAGAAGCTTAAGAATGAGAGGGCAAAACAGGGCCAAAGTCAGGGTCAACCTGCTGATAAATACCAGAAACCTGGCGAGGCACCGCCCCCCCCTGTCGAGCCTCCTAAGAATGCTCCgcctccacctccccccaaagaagagccaccgccaccacctccacctgaGGAACCTAAG ACCAACATCGCGAGCTCGGGGGACCCGTTTGAGGCAGCGCGCCTGCAGCAGTTGCAAGCGGCGGCAGCACAGTGGCAGCAGGCGCAGCAGCAGCGTGCCGCTCACCAGTACCAGGCGCTGATGCACGAGCACGCTCAGCTGCAGCAGATACTGCAGCAGTATCAGCAGTTCATCCAGCAGCCTGCGCATCTCCAG ACCATGCCACTGGACATGCAGCTGAAACACTACgaggtgcagcagcagcagtttaCCCCAGTGTACCAGGACTGGGACCGGCACTTTAAACTGTGGTATGAGCAGTTCCAGTCCTACCCGCACAAAGACCAACTCCAGGACTATGAGGCCCAATGGAAACAGTGGCAGGAACAGATGACCTCCACCGCAGCTCATTTGCAGGAGAGAGTCACGACCCTTCGAGCCGTGCAGCAGCAGTACGGCCCCCCTCCTGGCTACGGGGGCATGATGAGTCAGTATGGGCAGAGCATGCCGCCCCCAGATTCACAGATGCATCACCCACCTTTGCCTCCGAATGCAAACATGCAGCATTCGCCATCTGTTGGACCTCCTCCTTCTGGACCGCCGCCTGCAGGACCTCCCCCTACCAGTGCGCCCCCTGCTGGAAAGTCCACTACAGGACCTCCTCCCATAGGCCCAACTCCTGGAGCAGGACCGCCGCCTTCGACAACTGCAGGTCAAGCAGGTGTTTCTACAGCAACCACCACGTCTACACCCACATCGGAGTCGTACCAGACAACAGCAGCAGGAAATATGTCGGGCCCATACGGTAATAATAATGCTGGGCCTCCCCATCCTGGAATGAGACCACCTGGCCCAAG GTTTGATGGCCCAAGATTTGATCAGTCACAACACCAACGCTTTAATGCACCACCACCCAGATTTGATCCAAGACAAAGATTCAACGCGCCTCCCCAAGGACCCCCTGGTAGATTTGATTCACCAATGAGACATATTGCCCCTGGTTTTGAACGCCCCCCTGGTCCAAACTCTAATCCTTCAATGAGGTTTGAAAGGCCACCTGGCCCATCACAGAATCCACAAAATAGATTCGAAAGACCCCCAGGACCTCCACAGAATCCCCAAAATCGTTTTGAAAGACCTCCAGGTCCACAACAGAATCAGCAATCTCGTTTTGAAAGACCACCAGGTCCTGGACAGGGTCCAATGTCTCGTTTTGAAAGACCACCTGGTCAGGGTCCGATGTCTCGTTTCGAAAGACCACCTGGTCCTGGTCAGGGTCCAATGTCTCGTTTTGAAAGACCGCCTGGTCCAGGACAGGGCCCAATGTCTCGTTTTGAAAGACCACCTGGTCCGGGACAGGGTCCAATGTCTCGTTTTGACAGACCACCTGCACCTCAACCACAACAAGCTGGTATTGGTTCCCAAGTGAAACCAAATTCTGCTGCTCAAAATAAAGAGGAAAAACGTGAAACTACTGGATCGCAGCTCCAGCAGGCTGGATCCAAAGAATTAACATCTGAAAATAAAAGTGCGAAGGAGAAAAGCACAGTTGATGACACTCTGGCTGAGGATATTGTTGATTCTGGGAATGGGTTCTTCGTCCAGAACGACCCAATTCCGCAGACGTCACAAAAGGACACTCCGCAAAAAGCAGAGGATCCAGTCGTTGGAGCGAAAGACAAGGCTAAGGACGTTAAGGAAACTGATTCCTCCAAAAATGCAGTGTCAGCGCCTTCTTCTACTCCGCTAAAACAAACTCCTACACCTCCCGGTCAGGCACCCGGTCTGGCCAAAAGTGGTGTCAACAACGGGCCCCCTCCCAGACCTATGCCTCATGAGATGCCTCGCCAGCCTCCTCCAGGCCCTCCCCATGGCGATAATCAGATGGGTCATCCATCCATGGGGCGCGGGCAGCATCCTCCAGGTCCTCCGTATGGTGATCATCCAATGGGTCCTCCGCATATGGTGCGTGGGAGAGGCCGAGGGCAAATGCCAATGCCTATGCGTGGCAGGGGACGGGCCCGTGGTCGGGGAATGCCCGGCGGGCCAATGGGCCCACCACATGGATACGATCCCAACTTCCAGCCACAAGAAGAAGAGGAGCATTCTGGGTATGAGTATGAAGCCCCGCAAGAGCACATGGGTCACACGGGGGAAGAAGAGGTGGATTATGGGTGGGAGGATCCTTCGGCAGAGCCTTCCGGAAGGATACCTGGAAGAGGGCCACCACATCACGAGCAGGACATGTGGCTCCCAGAGGAGCATCACTTTGGCGAAGAATACTACGAAGAAGCAGAGGGTCAGGAGGAGGCTGTGGAGGAAGAGGCCAAACATTGGCAGGAGGCAGCAGAACCAGAGGCAGAACCGGAGTACTGGGAACAAGAGCAAGATCCATATTGGAATGTCCGAAGGCCCCCCATGCGTGGACGACCTCCATTCCCCCGCGGTATGCGCGGAAGGCCACCTCCGCCTCGAGGCTTCATGCACCAGGGTCCGAGGCGTccgcctcctcctcaccctccccACATGGAGGGCATGGAGCATGAGCCTTACGGGCCCCCCCAGGGCTACAGGGGACCTCCCAGGGGTCCTATGGGCCCTCCGATGCATCGAGGGCCCCCTCCACGGGGCCACCCCGGCATTCGTGGCATGATGAAGCCGCGACCCCCTCCGCCACGagagatgatggagagagatcCACATGGACCTCCGCCTTACCACGACCCTATGGAGCACGATCCAGAATGGCCACCTCCACCACATGGCAGAGAGCCTAGGCGGATCCCTCCGCCGCCCCCGCATTCCATGATGGAGAGAGACTTGAGAAGGCCGCCACCCTATGGTCCAGGACACCCCAGGAGGAGGCCACCATTCCCCCACGAAGACCCAGAGGGGTTGTACGAGGAGCCCTACGAAGAGGAATATCCGCCGCCCGATGAGGGGTACAGAAGGCCGCCACCTCCACCACTGGAGTTCATCACTCGAGACTATGAACATGGCCAGGAGGACTACTATCCTCCACCGCCTCCGCCCAAAGACTGGGAGATGGAGCGTGGTGGCAGGGAGTATCCACCCTACCCGCCTCATGGGCCACCGGAGCGCATGCGAGAAGACCGGTGgtcagagggaagagagaggccGTATCCTTACGAGGAAGAACACGGTAGACCTGATTACGAAGGGTCTGGTTATCCAGACGAGCCTCCGTATGGTGGCAGAGAACCTCCTTACCGTGGCCAGCCAGACTGGGAGAAGCCCTTGCCAGAAAGAGTTTACCCTCCCATGGAGCCGAGGAGGCCTTCGTTCGAGGCAGGCTCAGAATCCAGCATGGATATCCCCCCGCAGCCTCCCCAAGCAGGGTCGGATCCAGCTCATGAGCAGTCTTCTCCAAAAACTGCAAAGGGTGTGCTGGCACTCTCTCAAAGACAACACGAGATCATCCTGAAAGCAGCACAGGAGCTAAAAATGATCAG AGAGCTCCAAGAATGTAAAGGCCCTGTCGGAGAAACTGCCGCCCCCGAGGTCAAGACTGAACTACTACCTGGTCTCCTTGGGCTAGAAATCCCACCTGAAGTCAAGACTGCCCTTCAG TCCACAGGTCTTTTGTCTGAGACTGGACAGGCTGGTGGAGGGAAACCAACCTCATGGGAGTATGGCCACCCACCACCAGAAAGTGGTTACCACCAACAACCCCCACCATCTAAACCCATCATCACTAAAACGGTGGATTATGGACATGGGCATG AATCTGGTGCGACAGTGGAGCGCATGTCTTATGGCGAAAGGATTATCCTGAGGCCTGACCCTTTGCCTGAGAGGACATTTGAGAAGG AACCGCTTGGCCCGAGAGATCCCTATGGCCCGAGAGATCCGTATTTTGACAGACGGAATGACCCTTATATGGAACGGCGGGAATGGAGTAGAGAGCGGGAGCGAGACCCCTACAGGGAAAGGCCGGTCTTAGACCACGAGAGAGAACGGTTCGAACGGGAACGCTTCACCAGAGATGACCG GCCACCACCAGGGCCCCCAGGTCGCCCCGGCTACAGAGATCGGGAGCgtgaacaaagagagagagaggggcgcaGCAGCCGGGACCGAGAGCCTTACGGCCGCCCACCCTACGACAGGCCGCCATACGAACGAGGCCCTGAGCGGTTTGAGCACGGGCCCCCAGGCCCTCCGGGTTATGGAA ATGACCGGAGGAGCTACCCCGATGAGAGACCACCTGGCCCACCTCCCTCCATGGCCCCTGCTCCCGGCCCTCCCCCCCGCGCCGAGAAGAAGCCTGAAACCAAGAACGTGGACGACCTCCTCAAGCCACCTGGCCGATCAAACCGTCCAGACAGG ATTGTCATTATAATGCGTGGCCTTTCAGGAAGTGGTAAAAGTCACGTCGCAAAACTGGTTCGG GATAAGGAAGTGGAGTGTGGTGGAGCACCTCCCCGTGTCCTCAGTATAGACGACTACTTCATGACTGAGGTGGAGAAGGTCGAGAAAGACCCAGAGAGTGGCAAAAACGTCAAGAACAAG GTGCTGGAATATGAGTATGAACCAGAGATGGAGGACACTTATCGCAGCAGCATGCTGAAGACCTTCAAGAAAACACTCGACGATGGCTTTTTCCCTTTCATCATCATTGATGCGATCAATGACAAAGTCAAATACTTTGATCAGTTCTGGAGTGCAGCCAAAACCAAAGGGTTTGAG GTGTACGTGGCTGAAATTGCAGCAGATAACCAGACATGTGCAAAGAGAAACATCCATGGACGGAAGATGAAGGACATCtcaaag ATGGCCAGTAGCTGGGAGCCAACACCTCGTCACATGGTGCGACTAGATATCAGGTCCCTGTTGCAAGATGCAGCTATTGAAGAG GTTGAAATGGAAGACTTTGACCCTTCTAAGGAAGAACTGAAGACCGAgatgaagaaggaggaggaagaggagaccgACCTG GGGTACATTCCAAAAAGCAAATGGGAGATCGACACATCTGAGGCGAAGCTCG ACAAGCTGGACGGCCTGGTTGGTGGGAGCAAACGGAAGCGCGAGTCTGATGTAGCAGGCATAGAGGACTTCCTTCAGCTCCCAGACGACTACGCCACGCGGATGTCCGAACCCGGAAAGAAGCGG GTGCGATGGGCGGAcctggaggagaagaaggacgCCGACCGAAAGCGCGCTATTGGCTTTGTTGTGGGCCAGACCGACTGGGAGAAGATCACCGACGAAACCGGACAGTTAGCCCAGCGAGCTCTTAACCGCACAAAGTATTTCTGA